GTATTTATCCTTGGCGTAACATTTTCATCTGCAGCAGATTCCCATGGCTGATATCGTTCAGCTCTCTTTCGAAATGTTCACCCTGATTGATTTATTGTGTCGTTTTATTTGCCAAAATGGGTTAAGGTTTGAGGGTTGATCCTGCAGCGctttttccccctttttttgtgGCGCCATCCTTCTAGGGAAAATTAACTAAATTGTTAAGATGACACGGAGGATGAAGAGGTGGGGGGAAGAACAACATAAGCCAGCTAAATGTTATTCATTTATTAATATCAATTCCATTGCGGACTAAACGCCTGGCAATCGCtctcgtccttcgtccttggAGCTCGGCTCGTTTTTGTTGGCATCTCTGTTGCTTTCAACTTTAATGAAATCTCCGCTTGACAAAGGTTCAATGAAAGATTGATTGAAACGCATTTTCAAGTGCCAGCGCATTGGGCGTGGCCATAATTATGCGCATAAATTAGACCAATACCAAGGACCTTCGACACCAATCCCATTATCATGCCACCATCAAAAGTTCGTTCGCTTCTCGGATTGGAAAATTAAAGGGGCGCTGGGTGGCGGACTTTGGAGGCCAACTATAAAGCGGCCAACTCCGGCCCAAATCTTCACAGGAAACAAATTTATTCTTTGACAGGACGCGACCCCTGACAAATTACTCAAATTATGAAATTACAAAGCGCCAACTTGATTAGCTTTTCAGATGGCTTTTGATTGCCCCTCCCCTCGCGATTTTCCAGCGGCGCGGCGAGGTCGTGGCTGAAATTAGGATTTGGCCAATTCGTTGTCACCACATTGCCATCGTAAATTCTCACCTGGGGAAATTGGTTTATCTTCCGTTGACGTTgccataaaattatattaggCAAATGCGTTTAAGGCGCTCGAGCTCGTTACCAGGACTTAATGCCCTGGCAGGATCGCTGGCAGCGGCTTTTGATAAAAAGTCACATCATTCAAGTCGGCAAATAATGCACATCAGATAAAGTCCATTGCTGTTTAATAGCCAAAGGTATTGCCTTCATCTTGGATGCTTTACTTTTGGGCTTGCAAGCAAAATTACCGACCATTGGATGGAAACATCAACATtgattttctgttttttgtccGCATAAAAATAGGATTTTTAGCcacaaaattttaaataatagtccaaaaatgaaatgccatacctcgttgaactCGTAATCAAATCCTTAATCAATCTGGattcaaatttgaaaattttattttttggtgattttttgcaaattttgatgatgtaaccccttaccaaaaatgagaaaatctgaccaaaaataagttttcctatatccgtcaaaaagtgatagggttGGATAGCCCtcttaattagctgctcaaaacagctattcttttatctttatgatcagttttagtcaagttatgattaaaatgcccatctgaaatttcctaattattgccaaaatatttttttggattttccgttataaaataatcagttttttgcacacaactttaatagtaattgtctgaatatagaatgccatacctcgttgagctcgtatttaaatttccaatcgaactgtgtccacaaatgggaattctattttttggccattttttgcaaattttgatgatgtaaccccttaccaaaaatgagaaaatcgGACGAAAAACTATTTTCTCCAAATCCGTCCAAAAGTGATAGGGGTAATTAGCATTGGCAATTAGAtgctcaaaacagtttttCTTTAAACTAAATGACAATTTTTAGCCAACttatgccaaaaaaatccatttaatCTGTACTCCGCAGGTACATCTAcgtttgccacgcccccatggCCCGGACGTGGTGCACGATGCCGCGGGTGAGGCGGTGCACGGCGTACATCGCCCTGTTGGCTTTCCTGCACCAGCTGCCCAGGTTCTTCGACAGGACGTACATGCCGCTGGTGATCGAGTGGAACGGGAGTCCAACGGAGGTGTGCCACCTGGAGACGGCGATGTGGGTGCACGATTACATTGGGGTGGACCTGTACTACACGAGCTACTATCTGTTCCGGGTGCTGTTCGTCCACCTGCTGCCCTGCATTATCCTGGTGACCCTCAACATTCTGCTGTTCGCGGCGATGCGGCAGGCGCAGGAGCGCCGGAAGCTGCTCTTCCGGGAGAACCGGAAGAAGGAGTGCAAGAAACTGAGGGAGACCAACTGCACCACGCTGATGCTAATCGTGGTCGTGTCGGTGTTCCTCCTGGCCGAGATACCCATTGCCGTGGTCACAGCGATGCACATCGTCAGCAGCCTGATTATCGAGTTCCTGGACTACGGCCTGGCCAACATTTGCATCATGCTGACGAACTTCTTCCTGGTATTCAGCTACCCGATCAACTTCGGCATCTACTGCGGAATGTCGCGCCAGTTTCGGGAGACCTTCAAGGAGATATTCCTGGGTCGGCTGATGGCCAAGAAGGACAGCTCCACCAAATACTCGATCGTCAATGGCGCCCGCACCTGCACCAACACCAACGAGACGGTCCTCTAGTAATTGGTGATGTTGGTGCCGCGGCGGGGCAGCAGCGACCACCGTCGCAGCTCCActagcaccaccaccaccaccaccaagaCCATTGGTGGGTCACTGATCATCGGTGGTGAGGCCTCGGCGCAGCACCAGCATCTGGTAACGCACCACCTGCAGACCCACTCACAGCCCAGTCAGCAGCGGCGGGTCAGCACGATGGACATCATCACCGAGGAGCGGATTGTGTAGACTGGGTGCGAGGATCGGATGGGTTCGGAATCGATTGGGTGCGGCTATCCGAAATCGGAGATCCCAATATCCTGTTGAAAACTATCGGCTGTCTGCCGAGAAGCGCAATTCACAATACAGTTCTATATTCGTTAATGGTCTCAGCATGAAATTGTTTCAGAATTCGCAATTGCAACTAACCcagcaaaaaccaaaaaatcaaaagaacTCCACTACACAAATGGTTTTTCGAACAGAGCTAAGAAGTAAGGTT
The Drosophila mauritiana strain mau12 chromosome X, ASM438214v1, whole genome shotgun sequence DNA segment above includes these coding regions:
- the LOC117148207 gene encoding sex peptide receptor; the encoded protein is MDNYTDVLYQYRLAPSASPEMEMELADPRQMGRGLQLPTNESQLEIPDYGNESLDYPNYQQMVGGPCRMEDNNISYWNLTCDSPLEYAMPLYGYCMPFLLIITIISNSLIVLVLSKKSMATPTNFVLMGMAICDMLTVIFPAPGLWYMYTFGNHYKPLHPVSMCLAYSIFNEIMPAMCHTISVWLTLALAVQRYIYVCHAPMARTWCTMPRVRRCTAYIALLAFLHQLPRFFDRTYMPLVIEWNGSPTEVCHLETAMWVHDYIGVDLYYTSYYLFRVLFVHLLPCIILVTLNILLFAAMRQAQERRKLLFRENRKKECKKLRETNCTTLMLIVVVSVFLLAEIPIAVVTAMHIVSSLIIEFLDYGLANICIMLTNFFLVFSYPINFGIYCGMSRQFRETFKEIFLGRLMAKKDSSTKYSIVNGARTCTNTNETVL